The DNA region GGGCTGCTGCCTGCCCTTCGGCTTTCCCCGCGGCCTCGCCCGCCGACCTGACAGCATCCAGGCTGTCATAGCCGTGGCGCTGCAGGAGATTGCGCAGGGTGACCTCCTGGCCGACCTGCCAGTCGTAGAGCGCCTCCACCGGTACCGGATTCTTGAGGATGCCGGGCGCGAGCAGCTCTTCGCCGGGCTGGAGCGTTCGCATCGCCTGACCGCGCTCGTGGACCTCGACCCGCCGCGGCCCGATCAGCCGCACGACCCAGATGAATCGGGTACCGGCCTCCAGGAGCTCGCGAATCTTGACCTCGAGATCCGCCTCGTCTTGGCCGGTGTCGGCGTACTCCACCGCCAAAGGCGGCACGCCCTTGACCCAACCGGGCTCGCGTGGCACGTTGCCCACCGCCACATCCGGGGCACGCAGGGTGTCCGGCGCCGGTGAGTAGCCGGTGTCGACCCCGGCCGAGTCGACCTGTGGATCGCTGCGGAGGACCGCCGCGCCGGTGGCCGCGGCGTCCGAGCCCCGGCCGCCAGTGGGCAGACAGCGGATCGGATAACCGCCCGACAGCTCATAGCCGTCGCCGTCGCGAATCTCATCGGCTTCGAAGCGACCGTGGCGGTACTTGAAGTCCTTACCCATGGATCGAGCCTAGCAGATAGCCTTGATCGGAAGCCGCTCGAGGGTCTTGGAGCAGCCCTCGTCTCCTGACGAATCGCCACCGATCCTGCTATTCGTGTGCCTCCTCATCCGCTGGCGCCTCAGGCGTTGGCGGCGGTGGCATGGGGAAGAGGTGACCGATCACGACATCGACCATTTCGCCGGTGTCCTTCGCCACTCCGAACATGTAGTCGTGGCCCTCGCCGGAATGCGGCCAGAGATCGACGCTCCAGTGGTCTCCCGAATCTTCGATCGTCACCTCGAAGTACTTGTCCAGCTCGGCGAGCCCCGCTGTCAGGTCTCCATAGCCGTCGATCATGCCGTGCTCACGGATTGAAGCATCGACGAACTGCCAGGGCGCGCTGCCCGGCCCTGTGCCGGCGGCGCTTGGTGTCGTATCGGATAGCTGCCCGACGGATGGACGGCCTCCGGGGGGCGAGTTGCACCCCAGGAGTAGCAGGAGAGCGCTGCTGGTCAGATTAAGAACTGTCGATCGTAGGCGCATGGTGTATCTCCAGGGTGAACGGCATCTGCTGAACGGCATCTCGCGTGCCATGCCTCGTTGGACTCGATGGGGCTGGTGGCGGTTCCAGG from Acidobacteriota bacterium includes:
- a CDS encoding Uma2 family endonuclease, whose amino-acid sequence is MGKDFKYRHGRFEADEIRDGDGYELSGGYPIRCLPTGGRGSDAAATGAAVLRSDPQVDSAGVDTGYSPAPDTLRAPDVAVGNVPREPGWVKGVPPLAVEYADTGQDEADLEVKIRELLEAGTRFIWVVRLIGPRRVEVHERGQAMRTLQPGEELLAPGILKNPVPVEALYDWQVGQEVTLRNLLQRHGYDSLDAVRSAGEAAGKAEGQAAARAEGQIEALKRSILDVLAARDLVVDDDLRAAIAACQDTALLRRWLRQAATAASAAEALPRTSA